Proteins encoded in a region of the Ralstonia pseudosolanacearum genome:
- a CDS encoding NfeD family protein yields the protein MSAQEIVWFTLAVLLVIGELMTGTFYLLMVAIGLLAGGLAALAGLGFPVQAVLAALVAVIGIAGLWRTRFGHATRENAARNRNVNLDIGEMLRVDAWSPERRARVQYRGAEWDVELAPPAPTTGGEFRIVEVRGNVLVVAPK from the coding sequence ATGTCGGCGCAAGAGATCGTCTGGTTCACGCTGGCGGTGTTGCTCGTCATCGGCGAGCTGATGACGGGGACGTTCTACCTGCTGATGGTGGCCATCGGGCTGCTGGCGGGCGGGCTGGCCGCACTGGCCGGGCTGGGGTTCCCGGTGCAGGCCGTTCTGGCCGCGCTGGTTGCCGTGATCGGCATTGCCGGGCTGTGGCGCACGCGCTTCGGCCATGCCACGCGCGAGAATGCCGCCCGCAATCGCAACGTCAACCTGGATATCGGCGAGATGCTGCGCGTCGATGCATGGTCGCCCGAGCGGCGCGCGCGCGTGCAGTATCGCGGCGCCGAATGGGATGTCGAACTGGCGCCGCCGGCACCGACCACCGGCGGCGAATTCCGTATCGTCGAGGTGCGCGGCAACGTGCTGGTCGTCGCACCCAAATAG
- a CDS encoding SPFH domain-containing protein, whose translation MFELGTLALIVLFAAIVLIAQSIKIVPQQHAWILERLGKYHATLSPGLNIVLPFVDRVAYKHVLKEIPLDVPSQVCITKDNTQLQVDGILYFQVTDPMRASYGSSNFVIAITQLAQTTLRSVVGKLELDKTFEEREFINHSVVNALDEAASNWGVKVLRYEIKDLTPPKEILHAMQAQITAEREKRALIAASEGKRQEQINLAAGAREAAIQKSEGERQAAINRAQGEAAAILAVAEANAQAIQKVGHAIRTEGGIDAVNLKVAEEYVSAFGNLAKQGNTLIVPGNLGDLSTMIASALQIVKQQRPNA comes from the coding sequence ATGTTCGAGCTGGGGACTCTCGCGCTCATCGTCCTGTTTGCCGCCATCGTACTGATCGCGCAGAGCATCAAGATCGTGCCGCAGCAGCACGCGTGGATCCTGGAGCGGCTGGGCAAGTACCACGCGACGCTGTCGCCGGGGCTCAATATCGTGCTGCCGTTCGTCGACCGGGTGGCCTACAAGCACGTGCTCAAGGAGATCCCGCTGGATGTGCCGAGCCAGGTCTGCATCACCAAGGACAATACGCAGTTGCAGGTCGACGGCATCCTGTACTTCCAGGTGACCGACCCGATGCGCGCTTCATACGGTTCGAGCAACTTCGTCATCGCCATCACGCAGCTCGCGCAGACCACGCTGCGCTCGGTGGTCGGCAAGCTGGAGCTGGACAAGACCTTCGAGGAACGCGAGTTCATCAACCACAGCGTGGTCAATGCGCTGGACGAGGCGGCCTCCAACTGGGGCGTAAAGGTGCTGCGTTACGAGATCAAGGACCTGACGCCGCCCAAGGAGATCCTGCATGCGATGCAGGCGCAGATCACCGCCGAGCGCGAGAAGCGCGCCCTGATCGCGGCATCCGAAGGCAAGCGCCAGGAGCAGATCAACCTGGCCGCCGGCGCCCGCGAGGCCGCGATCCAGAAATCCGAAGGGGAGAGGCAGGCCGCCATCAACCGGGCCCAGGGCGAAGCGGCGGCCATCCTGGCGGTGGCCGAGGCCAACGCGCAGGCGATCCAGAAGGTCGGCCACGCCATCCGCACCGAAGGCGGCATCGACGCGGTCAACCTGAAGGTGGCCGAGGAATACGTGTCGGCGTTCGGCAATCTGGCCAAGCAGGGCAACACGCTGATCGTGCCCGGCA